The DNA sequence CGGCCGAGGTGGGCCTGCCTGTCGGCGGCCCGCGCCGTACGCCCGGTCTGCGGCGGCAGGAGGTCGCGCAGCTGGCCGGCATCTCGATCGAGTACTACATCCGCCTGGAGCAGGCGCGCGGGCCGCATCCGTCCCGGCAGGTGCTCGCGGCACTCGGCCGGGCCCTGATGCTGAACGCGGACGAGCGGTCCCACCTGTTCCGTCTGGCGGGCGAACTGCCGCAGCAGACCGACGGTCCCCCACGCGACGTGCCCGCAGGCATCCTGCATCTGCTGACCGCACTGACCGAGGTGCCCGCGTACGTCCTGGACGCCAAGTACGACGTGCTGGCGTGGAACGGGCTCGCGGGCCGCCTGCTGACCGGTGGCCCGATCGTCGACCTGGCGGCGGTCCCGCCCCGGCAGCGCAACGTCGTGCGCTGGATCTTCGAGTCGCCGGATCTGCCCCGCCGCCTGGCCGACGAGGACGCCGCCCGGTTCATCCGTTCCGCGGTCGCGGACCTGCGGGCGGCGCGGGTCCGCTACCCCGGCGACCGCGGGATCCGGGAGCTGGTGGATGAGCTGCTGCGGACCAGTCCCGAGTTCGGTGAGATCTGGGCGGAGCACGGCGTGGACACCCACCGGAACATGGTCAAGCGGATGGACCATCCGGTGCTGGGCCCGCTGGAGTTCGAGTGCCAGGTGCTGCTCGTGCCGGACCGGGATCAG is a window from the Catellatospora sp. TT07R-123 genome containing:
- a CDS encoding helix-turn-helix transcriptional regulator, which produces MEREALAEFLRNRRARLGPAEVGLPVGGPRRTPGLRRQEVAQLAGISIEYYIRLEQARGPHPSRQVLAALGRALMLNADERSHLFRLAGELPQQTDGPPRDVPAGILHLLTALTEVPAYVLDAKYDVLAWNGLAGRLLTGGPIVDLAAVPPRQRNVVRWIFESPDLPRRLADEDAARFIRSAVADLRAARVRYPGDRGIRELVDELLRTSPEFGEIWAEHGVDTHRNMVKRMDHPVLGPLEFECQVLLVPDRDQRLVVYAPAPGSASAQVLRQLASASGR